The genomic segment ATTACCGCGAATGCCGTGGCCGCCCGAAGCGGCGAGACGGACTTGCTGGAAACCGTCAATGAAATCGATGGTGGCGGGGGCGATGACACCATCGATGCATCTGCGGTTATTAATCTCACAAGTGGGACGTCAAATGCCAAAAATGTAATAAGTGGCGGAGGCGGCAATGACGATATCGAGGCAACCGCGGAACTTGATGGTGCACCCTCGGAGAGCAGCGTCACCAACATCGTCGATGGCGGAGGTGGTCATGACACGATCAGTCTCAAAGCGATCGGAGATTTTCACGGACTGACGACACAGGCCCTCAACGAGGTCACTGGCGGAAACGGCAAAGACGAAATCACGGCTGAAGCAAAAGTTCAGTCGAACGGTGGCCGGACGGCAACGAACGTGCTGGAAGGCGGCAGCGGCGACGACACGCTCACGGCGGAGGGTTTCGGCAATTCCAACACCAGCGGCGCAGAAGTCTTGAACACCCTTCGCGGCGGTTCCGGCGACGATACAATGGTCGCTGACGGCAAGACGATTAACAGCTTCGGCACGGTCGAAAACACGCTGCGTGGCGGTGACGGCGACGATGAGATGCGCGCGACCGGCGAGGTTGTGCGTGGGAGCCAACCCGAAGGCACGGTGGAGAACGATCTCGCTGGCGGAGATGGCAACGACATTCTGACCGCCACTGTCGTTCAAGCCGAGGAAGGGCGCAGCGTGCTCTCCGGCGGCGCCGGCAACGACGAACTCACGGTGAACGGTGGCGATGCCAATGAGCTGGATGGCGGACGCGGCCAGGATACCCTGATCGGCGGAAGCGGCGACGACCGCCTGGACGGTGGCAAGGATGACGATACCCTGGTTCTGAGCGCGGGTGCCGATACCCTGATCGGCGGTGCCGGGACGGACACGGTGGAGGTCAGCGGCAGCCGCGACGATTATGCCTTCGAAGACGACAAAAGCACGCTCGTCGCGCCGAACGGGGACGAGAGCACGCTGCAAAGCGTGGAAGCCGTGGCATTCGAAGATACGACCGTCAGCCTCGGGCAAAATTCGCAACCCCCCAACGCCAACGACGACAACGCCACCACACCGGCCGGCGAGGCGGTAACGATCGACGTTCTGGCGAACGACAGCGATTCCGACAGCGACGAGTTGACGATTGAGGATCCTGGCGAGCCCGCCAATGGCACTGCCGAGGTGGCCGCCGGCAACAGCATTCGCTACACGCCGGATGCCGGTTTCAGCGGGACGGAAACGTTTACGTACACGGTGGCCGACAGCGCGGGAAACACGGCCAGGGCTGAGATCGCAGTGGCCGTGGAAGATGCAGACGGCGGAACCGGCAGCGTCGGCCCCAACCCGCCGCGCAGCGAGGGGTTGAACATCGTCGTCACCAACGGCGAGGCCCAGACGCTGCGCGTGCCCTTCGCCGCCGATCTGCGCGGCACGGCCGCGGACGAGACCGTGCAGGTGCCGGCCGGCGGCACGCTCGCCTTTGGCGGCAACACGGGCGACACCGTGGAATTCGCGGCGCCGCTGGATGCTTTCGAGGTCTCCGCCTCGGGCAACACCATCACCTTCGCCAACGGCGAAACCGAGGCCACGATCGCGCTCAACGGGGACGTCGATCTGGCCTTCGCCGACGGCGGCACCACCGCCACGATCCAAAGCGGAGACGGCGGCTTCACCACCCGCCTGGGCTCGCAGACCCTGGACGGCGATTTCAACCCGGGCGCCATCTTTCTCGACCCGGATGCGGCGTCCGCGCTGTCCGGCGGGCCGGCCAACACCCCGCCGGCCAGCAGCACGCCCAACCTGGTGGTCCTGAACGGGGAATCGCAGACGCTGCGCGTGCCCTTCGCCGCCGAGGTGCGGGGGACGGCCGAGGCCGAAACCGTGCAGGTGCCCGACGGCGGCCTGCTGGAATTCGCCGGCAACACGGGCGACGAGGTCGAGTTCGCGGGCGACCTGGCCGATCACGGCTTTTCGCAGAGCGGCAACGTCGTTAGCGTGACCGGGCCCTCCGGCACCCGCGCGGACGTGGCGCTCAACGCGGACGTGAAGCTGGCCTTCGCCGACGGCGCGACCACCGCCTCGATTGACGGCCAGACCGCGCGCGTCGGCGGGCAGGCTCTGGACGATACCTTCGATCCGGGAAGCGTTCCCCTGGATGCGGACGACATCTCCGCCCTGGCGGGTGCTGGGGGCAGCACAGGATTGCCTGAACGACCGCCATCGCAGGGCGGCCGCGGTCCGACGGTTGTGCAGGCCGGCACCGCCGAGAGCGACAACATCAACGGGAACCAGGATGCCACGATCTCCGGCAACGGCGGCGAGGACCGCTTCATCGTCAACCAGGAGGACACGGCCGTCACGATTGACGACTTCGCGAACGGCGATCAGGTGTTCTTCGGCGACGGCCTGACCGAGGGCGACATCTCCGTCACGAACGGCAGCTTCGGCGACGGCGAGCTGCAGCTCGCCGGCGGCCAGGCCAGCGTGACGCTGACGAACCTGGCGGACGATGAGGATGTCATCCTCAACCCCGGCGACAGCGATACCGGCTTCCAGGGGGTCTTCGGCGACGACGCCTTGGCGTTTGGGTAACGGGGCAGCAAGGCGCCGGCACCTGGAGCGGCATGCGCGCCGCATGGCGCGCGATGCCGCCCTACAGCGCTATCCAGTTTTCAAATTCCTCAGGCGGTTCAACGCCGCGGCCAGCTCGGTGCGGCGGAAGCGGGCAAGGTCGCCGCGGGCTTTGCCGATGCCGTCCAGGCCGCGCTCGGCGAGGCGCTGCTCGATGCGGTCCAGCACCTCCGGGATGGGGCGGCCGCGGAACTGGTTGTCGCTGGTGAGCGTCATCAGGGCCTCGGCCACGGCGCGCGTCTGGCTTTCGTCCACGAGCTGTTCGACGGCCGTGAGGTCGATGTCGTCCAGGCCGATGGAGATGGCGTGGGCGTGCGGCACCTTCACCTTGGGCGGCTTGTCGCCCTTCCCGGTGATGCCGGTGCCGCGCAGGGTGCGGGTGCGCGGGCGGCCGAAGGCCTCGCCGCCTTCCTCGCTGCGTTCGGTGCGGTGCTGATCCACGATCTCGCGCGCGCGCTCGGTGACGTCCTCGGGCCGGAAGGCCTGCATGGCGAGCACGGTGTCGGCCTTGTCCAGGTAGTCGCCGGAGCCGCCGAGCACGAGCGTCGTGGACACGCCCAGGTCGTCGTAGAGCTGGCGCACCTTGTCGATGAAGGGCGTGATGGGCTCCTGGTCCTTGGCGATCAGGGCCTGCATGCGCCGGTCGCGGATCATGAAGTTCGTGGCCGAGGTGTCCTCGTCCATGAAGAGGCCCGTGGCGCCGGCTTCCAGCGCCTCCACGATGTTGGCCGCCTGCGAGGTGGAGCCGGAGGCGTTGGGCGAGGAGAAGGCGTCCGTGCGCGCGCCGCCCGGCAGGTCGTTGATGAAGGGCGAGATGTCGGCGTCGGTGACGCTGCGGCCGTCCTCCGCGCGCACCTTCACCGCCATGGGATCGGCGACGACGAACTCGCGCCCGTCGTCCGGCACGTGGGTGTAGACGCCGCGTTCGACCGCCTGCAGCAGCGTGGACTTGCCGTGGTAGCCGCCGCCCACGATCAGCGTCACGCCGCGCCGGATGCCCAGGCCGCCGATCGAGCCGCCGTTGGGCCGCTCCAGGGTGACGCGCAGGCTGTCCGGGCTCTCGAAGGGGATGGGGCCGTCGGTCATGGGGCGGTCGTCCACGCCCGAGCGGCGCGGCAGGATGGCTCCGTCGGCGACGAAGGCCACCAGATCGTTCTCCCCGAGCTGGGCGCGCAGGGCGTCGGCGTCCTCCGCGACCTCGACGTGGCGCTGGAGCGCGGTCGCATCGAGCGCGGCATACCGCAGCGTCTCCCGCACCAGCTTGGGCACGTCCTGGCACAGCATCTGCTCCGCCTCGCGCCCGGCGATGGAGCGGCCCTGCGCCGGCATCCCGGCGACGAAGCGCGCCTCCACGCCGCCGTCGTCCAGCAGCACGACGGCGCTGCGCTCCAGGATCTCCTGGCCCGGCATGTCCATGGCGATGAGCCCGGAGGAGCCGGAGCCGCGCGGCTTGGCGAGCTGCTTCGCGCGGGAAGCGAAGGCGCGGGCCAGGTAGTCGCGCAGGGCCACGGCACGGCTGGCGCTGCTCCGCGTCGTCTCGGGGAAGGCGGCCGTCTCGGCGGCCACGCGCACGCGCAGGCGCGAGGGGCTGCCGAAGGGATCGCCCTGGACGTGGTCGACCAGCAGCTCGAAGCCGTCGAAGGTGTAGCTGCCAACGATGTCCTTGTAGGCCTTGTAGCCCTTGCCATCGATGCGGCGCAGGGTCTGCTGCAAGCTCTGGCGCGTCGCGGCGCGCATGCGGCCTCCGTCGTCGTGGCGGGCGGCGCGGTCCGGATCAGCGCATCCAGGCGCGCGGGAACTGGCTTTCGATCGTGGCCGGGGTGTCGCCGTCGCCGGGGTGCAGGAAGCCCACGCCCAGGCTGACGCCCTGGAAGTGCAGCAGCACGTGGCCGCGCCCGTCGCACGCCGCGAGCTGTTCGGGCCGTGGCTGCACCGCCTGGCGCGCCTGGTAGGCGTCCACCTGCGCGCGGTCCAGCGCGACCACGTTGCGGCTCGCGGCGTCACCGAGCATGAGCGCGGCGGCCGTCGTGGGCTTGGGCCAGCGCGCGCCGCGGCGGGTGAAGGGCACGCCGCTGGCCGTGGGGCGGGGCCGCCCCGGCGGGCGGTGGTCCTCGGCCGTGGCGTGAACGTGGTCCCCGGCTTCCCACAGCTTCAACCCCGAGAGGTCCGCCGGGTCGAGGCCGAAGCGGTGGACGAGCGGGTCGAGGATGGCGGTGCGGTCGGCCGGCTCGCCCGGCGCCGCCGGTTCGACCTCGGCCGGATCGGGCGCGTAAACCGTCGCGTTGGCCGGGCGCTCCAGGGCGATGGCGAAGAAGCCGCCCGTGCCGCTGCGGTGGGGCCACAGGCGCACGGCGTTCTCCACCACCTCCTGGTCGAAGGCGTGGTCGCCCCAGACCGCCACGCCCGGATCGGCGGGCAGCGAGCCCACGTTCACCTGGACGGGATAGACCTCGCCCGGCAGGTCGCGGAGGACCGACTCGACAACGGCCTCGTTTTCCTCGGGCGCGAAGCTGCACGTGGAATAGACGATGCGCCCGCCGGGCCGGGTGAGCTTCACCGCACGGCGCAGGAGCGCGCGCTGCTGGCCGCCCACCCAGTGCCGGAAGGTCCGCTCCGAGCGCTCGTAGCCCGCGCCCGAGCGCGCGTTCGTGCCCTCGGCGGAGCAGGGCGCGTCCACCAGCACGCGGTCGAACATGCCCGCGGCCAGCGGGAAGTCCCCGGCGTCGTGGACGCAGGCCGTGAGGTTCACCAGCCCCAGACGCTTCATCTTGTCGCGCACGGCGGCGAGGCGGCGGGAATCCTTGTCGTTCGCCAGCACGGTGCCGGTGTTGCCCAGCGCCATGGCGATCTGGGCCGCCTTGCCGCCCGGCGCCGAGCACAGATCGAGCACCCGCTCGCCCGGCTCCGGCGCCAGCAAGTGCACGGGCAGCAGCGAGGCTTCCTCCTGGATCTGGTACAGCCCCGCCTGCGCCGGCCACCAGCCGCCGGGGCGCGCGGGCGGCGGCACGCGCAGCGCCCCCTGGGTCCAGTGCACGGGCTCGATGGGGCAGGCGTCCGCGTCCAACAGCGCGGCGAGGCCGTCGGCGCCGATGCGGTTGCCGTTGGCGACGACGCAGGTGGGCCGCGGCTCGGTGGTGGCGCGCACGAAGGCGTCCCAGTCGCGGATCAGCGGGGCGTAGCGGTCCAGCGCCGCGCCGTGGGTGCCGGCCATGGTTCCTCCCAGCAGTCGATCGCCGGGATATAGCCCATGGCGCGGCGGCTGTCAGGGGCGGGCTGGTTGTTATACGCGTGCCCAGTGAGCGACACGCACCGCAGGCCTCGGGTTATCAGCGGAATCGCGTTAAGGTTCTTTGCTCGCTGAAGCGTGCGAGGCGCTGAAAGCGCCTGTCCACCTTCAGGAGGACAGCTCGCTCGCGCGTTGCACGCCTGTCGGCGTGCGAGCGTTGTGTCCCGCGCCTGCGGCGCGCACAGCCCGTTGGGCTGGTTAACGGCGCGCAAAGACAGAATGAGCCCATGTCGTCCGCTCAGTGAGATGGGGTATTAAGCTGTGGCGAGGACGCGTTGGAGTGTTGCCACGAGGTCGTGGGCGTCGACCGGCTTGGCGAGCATGGCGGCGGCGTGCTCGCGCCCCTCGCGCAGAACCCGCTCGAAGCGGCCGGAGAGGTAGACCACGGGCACGCCGCGCTCGGCGAGCTGCGTGCCCACGAAGAGCCCGTCGAGCTGGCCTTCCAGGTAGACGTCCACCAGCGCCACGTCCGGGCGTTGGTGCTCCAGCACGCGGAAGGCGTCCACGCCGCTCGTGGCCGGGCCCAGCAGCGCATACCCCGCTTCGGCCAGGTTCAGGGCCACGGACTCGGCGAAATCGCGGTCGTCTTCGACCAGAAGCACACGCACCGACATACGCCCAAGGTAGGACGCATCCGGTGGTTCGGCGTGCGAACGCTGCGTGGCAGGTGTGTGACAGGCGTTCGTGGGCCAGGTGTTACCGCAGGCCGTCGCGCAGGCAGGTGGTGATGGCGTCGTCCAGCATGGCCGCCGTGACCGACACGCCGTCCGTCGCCGCGCCGGCGTGCGAGTGGCACAGGTTGAGCGCGGCGGGCACGCGGCCGCTGCGGGCGAGCAGGCGGTCGCGCGCGGGTCCGCCCCCGGCGGCCAGATCGGCGACCACGCGCGGGCTGGCCATGTTGACCGCCCAGGTGGCCGGCAGGCCCATCATGTTGTCCAGGGCCGTGAGGAACTTGGGGCCGATCAGCTGGGGCACCATCGTGCCCTCGTGGCGGGCGAGGATGCGCTCGGCGGCGTGGCGGTAGAACGCCAGGAAGGCGTTGTCCGGCGCCACCGCGAAGACCGCGTTGTGGACGCCGGTGTGGGTTTGCAGCCGGCCGCCGCGGTCCGCCTGCAGCCAGGCCTCGCGGCCCAGAAGGTAGCCCTCGTCCAGCCGCAGCGCCGCCGTCAGCGCGCCCGGCTGGACGACCAGCACGTCGGCGTCCAGCCACACCACGCGGCCCCAGCCCTCGTCGAGGGCGTCCTGAAGCACCGCCGCGCGCGCCAGGTCGCTGCACGTCGACGGCCGCTCGGCCGTCTTGCGGCGCACCCAGTCGGGCACGCGGTCGAACAGCTCGTCGCCCAGACCGCGGTAGGTGAAACCCGCCGCCTCCGCCCAGGCGCGCACGGACTCCATGCAGCGCCCGATCCAGGCGGGCGGATCGGCGTAGACGGACTGGACGATCAGCGTGCCGCCGCGCTCACGGGGTGCGGCCATGCTCGCTCGCTCCCTGCGTCGCGGGCACGGGTTCGGGCGCCACCGGTTCCGGCGCCGTGGGTTCGGGCGACACCCGCGCGGGCCGCAGGTGGCCGGTGAGGCGGTATTCGATGCGCTTGAAGACGAACAGCAGGGCGTAGACCAGCACGAGGTACATCGCCGCCGCCGTCAGGTACATCTCGTAGAAGGCGAAGGTGCGCGAGGCCGCCGCCTGCGCCACGCCCGTGATGTCCATGAGCGTGATGATCGACACCAGCGAGGTCGCCTGCAGCAGGAAGATCACCTCGTTCGTGTAGGCCGGCCAGGCGATGCGGAACGCCTTGGGGAACATGATGCGGCGGTAGAGCAGCAGCCCGCGCATGCCGCAGGCGCGCGCCGCTTCCACCTCGCCGTGGGGCACGGTCTGCAGCGCGCCGCGCAGGATTTCCGCCGTGTAGGCCGCGGTGTTCAGCGTCAGCGTCAGCACACCGCAGAAGTAGGCTTGGCGGAAGAACTGCCACAGGCCGACGGACTCCAGCGCGTCGTTGAACTGCCCGCTGCCGTAGTAGATCAGGAAGAGTTGCACCAGCAGCGGCGTGCCGCGGAAGAAGAAGATGAAGGCGTGCACCGGCCAGCGGACCGCGCGCCAGGTGGACAACCGCAGCATCGCCAGCGGCACGGCGAGGCAGAGTCCGATGATCACCGAAAGCGCGGTGATCTGGATGGTCAGCCACGCGCCGTCCAGCAGTTGGGGCAGGTGGTCGATGATCGTCTGCACCGGCTAGACCCCCTGCATGCCGCGGTTGGCGCGCGCTTCCAGGCGCTGCTGGACCTGCATGGAGACGATCGTCAGCGCCAGGTACATCAGCGCGGCGATGAAGTAGAAGGTGAAGGGCTCGCGCGTGGCCTGCGCGGCGACCTGCGAGGCGCGCATCAGTTCGTGCAGCTCGATCACCGAGATCAGCGCCGTGGCCTTGAGCAGCACCATCCAGACGTTGCCCAGCCCCGGCAGGGCGTAGCGCCACATCTGCGGCAGGGTCACGCGCCAGGCCGTCTGCCGGCGCGACATGCCGCAGGCGTAGGCCGCCTCGATCTGACCCCGGGGAACGGCGAGGTAGGCGCCGCGGAACACCTCGGTGGTGAAGGCACCGTAGATGAAGCCGATCGTCGCCACGCCGGCGACGAAGGAGTTGAAATCCACCGTGATGTCGAAACCGAAGCCGGCGGCGATGTCCTGAACCAGCGTGGGCACGCCGTAGTAGACGAGCAGGATCATCACCAGCTCGGGCACGCCGCGCACCACCGTTGTGTAGGTGCCCGCCAGCCAGCGGATCGTGGCCGATTGCGCCAGCTTGGCCGTGGCGCCGACGAGGCCGAGGACGATGGCGAGCGCCATCGACGCGAGGCCCACGAGCACCGTGAGCTTGAAGCCGTCCAGCAGCAGCCCGGCGTAGCCGTGCAGGTCGATCACGCGTGCCTCGCTTGAGTCCCGACGGCGGCAAGCCGGCCGGGGGCCGGTTATACCCCCGAGCCGGCTACCCCATCCTTACCCGTCGTAGATGTTGCGGCCAAAGTGCTTTGTGCTGATGCGGTCGTAGGTTCCGTCTTTCCGAATCCCCTTGATGGCCTTGTTGAAGCAGCGACGCAACGGATCCGCGCCCTCGCGCACGGCGATGGCCACCCCGTCGCCGTAATAGCGTGGGTCGTCGAATTTCGGGCCCTTGAACTCAAAGGCTCGGCCGCGCTCGGTGTTCAGAAAGCTCTGCTCGATCATAAGCGTGTCCGCGATCATGAGGTCGATGCGGCCGCTCATCAGGTCCAGGTTGACGGCTTTCTGGGTATCGTAGGTCTTGAGGTCGATCGCCTCGCCGAACCGGTTGCGGGCCAGACGGACCTGCGTGGTCGCCCGTTGGACACCGACCGTCATACCGGCGAGGGATTCCTTGGAAATCTCGATCTCCACATCCTTTGGGCCGACGAAGCGCCCTGTGACCGTGTAGTACTTGTTCGTGAAATCGACTTCTTCGTCCCGTTCTTTCGTTGCTGCCATCGATGCGACGGCTGCATCGTATTTTTTGGCTTTTAGGCCCGGAATAATGCCAGCCCAGTCCTGTTGTTTCCAGGAACAGTTAGCTCTCATTTCGTTGCAAAGGGCGTTCGCGATGTCGACATCGAATCCCTTTAGGTTGCCGTTCTTGTCGACGTGTTGAAACGGCGGGTACTGCGCCTCGATCCCGAGGGTCAGCGTGTCGGGACAGTTTTCGTAAGCTGCCGCCGGGGCCGTGACCGCGGTAACCAAGCTGCTCACACCCACGACAGCCGCGAACACGCGCACGAACATCCTGGAACTCCTCTTTGGGCGCGCGACGCGTTGGATGTTGCCGAGGGCACGCCCGGCGTGCCCATCGGCTGGAGCGGCCTTGGGGCGCGTCAACGTCCTGTGCCCCTCGGCGAGCCTGAAAACGCGATTCGCGCGACGATGCTGCACGCTTTAGTGGTGATTCTCTCACAAGGTTTTCGTCAAGTATCGCGTGCAGTTCGTGCCCGGTTTTCGCCCAGTTCGTTTGAATCGGGTAAAATTCGGTGATTTTGTTTCCGCAAAATCTCGAACCATCGGTAGTGCGAAGATAAAAAATACAACCACTAAAGCGATTTGCGTCTGTGTCCGTGGCGGTGCCCGAAAGGGAAGACGGCGGTCTGGACTGGATTGCGGGAACAAAAACGGCCGCGACGCAGGATGCGCCACGGCCGCTGGTCGTCCGATTCGAAAGCGGCAGGCTGCACATCACCCGCCGTAGATATTCATCCCGAAGTTGTCCTGGGAGATCTTGTCGTAGGTGCCGTCCTCGCGGATCCCCGCGATGGCCTTGTTGAAGCACTCGCGCAGGGTGTCCTCGCCCTCGCGGACGGCGATGCCGATGCCCTCGCCGAACCACTTGGGATCGGAGAAGCCGGGGCCCTTGAACTCGAAGGCCTGGCCCTGATCGCTCGCCAGAAAGCCTTCCTTCAGCTTGACCGCGTCCGCGACCACGAGGTCGACGCGCCCGCTGACGAGGTCGAGCGTGGCCTCCTCCTGGGTGTCGTAGGTCTGGATGTTCGCCACGTCGCCGAACTTGTCCTTCACGAAGTCGGCGGAGACGGTGGCGCGCTGAACGCCGACGGTCTTGCCCTCGAGGCCCGACTCGGAAATCTCGACGTCCATGTCCTTGGCGGCGATGAAGCGGGCCGGCGTCTTGTAGTAGCGGTTGGTGAAGTCGACCTTCTCGTCGCGCTTCTCGGTGATCGACATCGACGCGATGATGGCGTCGTACTTCTTCGCGTTCAGGCCCGGGATGATGCCCGACCAGGACTGCGTCTCGAAGGTGCAGTCGGCGCCCATCTCCTCGCACAGGGCCTTGGCGATGTCGACGTCGAAGCCCTTCAGCTCGCCGTCGTCACCGATGTAGTTGAACGGGGGGTAGGCGCCCTCGGTGCCGATCGTGATCTCGGCCGGGCAGCCCTCGTAATTTCCGGCAAGCGCCGCGGGCGCGCCGAACGCGACGGCGACCGCGGCCAGCAGCGACGGGATGGTTCTGCGCATAACGTGGTCTCCCTGTTTCCGGTCCGTTTGCTCTCGTTGTCGCCGGCCCACGCGGGCCGGCGTTCGCGTGCCGCCGGGCGCGGGCGGCTTGCCCCGGGGCATGATGCGGTCGGATCGGGACGATCCGGGCGTTCCACCATGCCCGCAACCCAACGAGGTCGAGCGCGAGGTGGCGCGCGGGCGGATCCCGCGTCGTCTCATCGCGCTCTACGCCTCGCCGAGGACGAACTGGCGCGTGCGGGCCGAGGTGGGCTCGACCAGCACCTGGTCCGGCGTTCCCTGCTCCTCGATGCGGCCCTGGTGCAGGAAGATGACCTGATCCGCCACGTCGCGGGCGAACTTCATCTCGTGGGTGACGATCACCATCGTCCGCCCCTCCTCCGCGAGCTGGCGGATCACGCGCAGCACCTCGCCCACCAGCTCGGGGTCGAGCGCGGAGGTGGGCTCGTCGAACAGCAGCACCGACGGCTCCATGGCGAGCGCGCGCGCGATCGCCGCGCGCTGCTGCTGCCCGCCCGAGAGCTGCGCCGGGAATTGCTCGGCCTTGTCGCCGATCCCCACCTTCTGCAGCAGCTCGTGCGCGCGCTGGATCGCTTCCTGCTTGTCGCGCTTCTGCACGTGGACGGGCGCCTCGATGACGTTTTCCAGCACCGTCATGTGCGTCCACAGATTGAAGTTCTGGAACACCATGCCCAGGCGCGTGCGGATGCGGGCGACCTGGTGCCAGTCCGCGGGCACGGTGGCGCCGCGCTTGCCCGTCGTCAGGTGGATTTCCTCGCCGCCCACGAGGATCCGGCCGGAATCGGGCACTTCCAGCAGGTTGACGCAGCGCAGGAAGGTGCTCTTGCCCGATCCGGACGAGCCGATGAGGGCGATCACGTCCCCCTGGCGGGCCTGCATCGAGACCCCCTTGAGCACCTCGGCGTTGCCGAAGCGCTTGTGAACCTCGTGCACGTCGAGCGCGTGTCCGTTGGCCACCGTCACGATCCGTCCCAATCGCTGATGCCGGGCGCGCCGCCGCGCGCGCCGCCGGGGCTGCGGCACGCGGCCGCACACAGCCATGAGTGTTACAGGCCGCGCGGGAGGCTCGCAACGTCCGGCGCACGGCCCCTTTACCGCCGGTTTACCTCTTCCGTCGCAAGGTTCTACATCGGTCGCCGGGCACCCACCAACGAACGGGACGATCCATGGCGCAGAAGAGCATGCGCATCCCCCGCGAATACGTCGAAAAAGGCCGAATCCCCCTGTGGGTCCGGCTGAAGGCGTGGTGGGAAGGCTACGACATCCGGATTCCCGAAGACGCGCGCAAGAAGAAGAAAAAGCACGCAAAGGCGGTCGAAGCGTCGGAGAAGAAGAAGTCGCCGCTCCAGCAGGAGCGCGTCGTCCTGATGCAGGAGGT from the Limimonas halophila genome contains:
- a CDS encoding Ig-like domain-containing protein is translated as MAKDVEQTDDGGFVAAFGEPDSGRSTEIFTFEPTGNGDFRTDWTFTGNAAFVFDVEQTRDGGFVSAAADETVRRFTPPEPLSGTPGDDTLEADADGVTIFGGAGDDILTSKFNNTALNGEKGNDDLTTDLSVSTDSAEALEGSTTQNGGQGEDTLEATVRAEGGSEVRATTKLDGGDQRDTITANAVAARSGETDLLETVNEIDGGGGDDTIDASAVINLTSGTSNAKNVISGGGGNDDIEATAELDGAPSESSVTNIVDGGGGHDTISLKAIGDFHGLTTQALNEVTGGNGKDEITAEAKVQSNGGRTATNVLEGGSGDDTLTAEGFGNSNTSGAEVLNTLRGGSGDDTMVADGKTINSFGTVENTLRGGDGDDEMRATGEVVRGSQPEGTVENDLAGGDGNDILTATVVQAEEGRSVLSGGAGNDELTVNGGDANELDGGRGQDTLIGGSGDDRLDGGKDDDTLVLSAGADTLIGGAGTDTVEVSGSRDDYAFEDDKSTLVAPNGDESTLQSVEAVAFEDTTVSLGQNSQPPNANDDNATTPAGEAVTIDVLANDSDSDSDELTIEDPGEPANGTAEVAAGNSIRYTPDAGFSGTETFTYTVADSAGNTARAEIAVAVEDADGGTGSVGPNPPRSEGLNIVVTNGEAQTLRVPFAADLRGTAADETVQVPAGGTLAFGGNTGDTVEFAAPLDAFEVSASGNTITFANGETEATIALNGDVDLAFADGGTTATIQSGDGGFTTRLGSQTLDGDFNPGAIFLDPDAASALSGGPANTPPASSTPNLVVLNGESQTLRVPFAAEVRGTAEAETVQVPDGGLLEFAGNTGDEVEFAGDLADHGFSQSGNVVSVTGPSGTRADVALNADVKLAFADGATTASIDGQTARVGGQALDDTFDPGSVPLDADDISALAGAGGSTGLPERPPSQGGRGPTVVQAGTAESDNINGNQDATISGNGGEDRFIVNQEDTAVTIDDFANGDQVFFGDGLTEGDISVTNGSFGDGELQLAGGQASVTLTNLADDEDVILNPGDSDTGFQGVFGDDALAFG
- a CDS encoding ABC-ATPase domain-containing protein; this encodes MRAATRQSLQQTLRRIDGKGYKAYKDIVGSYTFDGFELLVDHVQGDPFGSPSRLRVRVAAETAAFPETTRSSASRAVALRDYLARAFASRAKQLAKPRGSGSSGLIAMDMPGQEILERSAVVLLDDGGVEARFVAGMPAQGRSIAGREAEQMLCQDVPKLVRETLRYAALDATALQRHVEVAEDADALRAQLGENDLVAFVADGAILPRRSGVDDRPMTDGPIPFESPDSLRVTLERPNGGSIGGLGIRRGVTLIVGGGYHGKSTLLQAVERGVYTHVPDDGREFVVADPMAVKVRAEDGRSVTDADISPFINDLPGGARTDAFSSPNASGSTSQAANIVEALEAGATGLFMDEDTSATNFMIRDRRMQALIAKDQEPITPFIDKVRQLYDDLGVSTTLVLGGSGDYLDKADTVLAMQAFRPEDVTERAREIVDQHRTERSEEGGEAFGRPRTRTLRGTGITGKGDKPPKVKVPHAHAISIGLDDIDLTAVEQLVDESQTRAVAEALMTLTSDNQFRGRPIPEVLDRIEQRLAERGLDGIGKARGDLARFRRTELAAALNRLRNLKTG
- a CDS encoding RsmB/NOP family class I SAM-dependent RNA methyltransferase yields the protein MAGTHGAALDRYAPLIRDWDAFVRATTEPRPTCVVANGNRIGADGLAALLDADACPIEPVHWTQGALRVPPPARPGGWWPAQAGLYQIQEEASLLPVHLLAPEPGERVLDLCSAPGGKAAQIAMALGNTGTVLANDKDSRRLAAVRDKMKRLGLVNLTACVHDAGDFPLAAGMFDRVLVDAPCSAEGTNARSGAGYERSERTFRHWVGGQQRALLRRAVKLTRPGGRIVYSTCSFAPEENEAVVESVLRDLPGEVYPVQVNVGSLPADPGVAVWGDHAFDQEVVENAVRLWPHRSGTGGFFAIALERPANATVYAPDPAEVEPAAPGEPADRTAILDPLVHRFGLDPADLSGLKLWEAGDHVHATAEDHRPPGRPRPTASGVPFTRRGARWPKPTTAAALMLGDAASRNVVALDRAQVDAYQARQAVQPRPEQLAACDGRGHVLLHFQGVSLGVGFLHPGDGDTPATIESQFPRAWMR
- a CDS encoding response regulator, producing MRVLLVEDDRDFAESVALNLAEAGYALLGPATSGVDAFRVLEHQRPDVALVDVYLEGQLDGLFVGTQLAERGVPVVYLSGRFERVLREGREHAAAMLAKPVDAHDLVATLQRVLATA
- a CDS encoding ABC transporter permease yields the protein MQTIIDHLPQLLDGAWLTIQITALSVIIGLCLAVPLAMLRLSTWRAVRWPVHAFIFFFRGTPLLVQLFLIYYGSGQFNDALESVGLWQFFRQAYFCGVLTLTLNTAAYTAEILRGALQTVPHGEVEAARACGMRGLLLYRRIMFPKAFRIAWPAYTNEVIFLLQATSLVSIITLMDITGVAQAAASRTFAFYEMYLTAAAMYLVLVYALLFVFKRIEYRLTGHLRPARVSPEPTAPEPVAPEPVPATQGASEHGRTP
- a CDS encoding ABC transporter permease, whose protein sequence is MIDLHGYAGLLLDGFKLTVLVGLASMALAIVLGLVGATAKLAQSATIRWLAGTYTTVVRGVPELVMILLVYYGVPTLVQDIAAGFGFDITVDFNSFVAGVATIGFIYGAFTTEVFRGAYLAVPRGQIEAAYACGMSRRQTAWRVTLPQMWRYALPGLGNVWMVLLKATALISVIELHELMRASQVAAQATREPFTFYFIAALMYLALTIVSMQVQQRLEARANRGMQGV
- a CDS encoding transporter substrate-binding domain-containing protein; the encoded protein is MFVRVFAAVVGVSSLVTAVTAPAAAYENCPDTLTLGIEAQYPPFQHVDKNGNLKGFDVDIANALCNEMRANCSWKQQDWAGIIPGLKAKKYDAAVASMAATKERDEEVDFTNKYYTVTGRFVGPKDVEIEISKESLAGMTVGVQRATTQVRLARNRFGEAIDLKTYDTQKAVNLDLMSGRIDLMIADTLMIEQSFLNTERGRAFEFKGPKFDDPRYYGDGVAIAVREGADPLRRCFNKAIKGIRKDGTYDRISTKHFGRNIYDG